GCTGAGGATGACATCGACCCGGTGGGTTTCCGGATGCTCGTCATATTCGAACAGCTGGTCGTGCAGGATCTCCTTCGCATAGACCTGGCTGGGGTTGCGGTAGAGGATCTGCAGCAGGGAAAATTC
This window of the Oceanibaculum nanhaiense genome carries:
- a CDS encoding helix-turn-helix domain-containing protein, which produces EFSLLQILYRNPSQVYAKEILHDQLFEYDEHPETHRVDVILSRLRKKARDQHFRLPIRAIFGKGVVFIDS